The Helicoverpa armigera isolate CAAS_96S chromosome 7, ASM3070526v1, whole genome shotgun sequence genomic sequence CAATTTAAAGTTTATGGACCACAGAATGGGCTTGGACCAAGCAATGAAGAAAGCCTTATCAACCAGAATATTGGGAACTCTCAACCCCGGCCTTATTCAGAAACCAGTGATCCATCTCCTCATGAGATGACCGAAGAAGAGAAACTGCCTCCACCGATAAACATGAGAGAAATAGATTTTGATGTATCGTACACAAATAACGTCCCCACCGTTGTTAAAGCTGATTCTTCTTCATACCAAGTGGAGAGTTTTGGCGATCTCCCGCTGATGAACTATAACTCTAAGTTACATTCAGTCAGTTCGTATCACGTGCCACATTATACTGTAAGTATTCGGATGTTTTAGGAAGAGTTTATTAAAGGTGTAATTGTTCAAAAAGTCAACTTCTCAACAAGTGTTTAATTTGATCTACTTGCtttatagttttgtataaaTTTAAACAACCAGAAAACGAGCAATACTTTCTTTTAAATCATAGGCTAATTGGACACAACATAAAGCTACAAATTCGCCATCTAACGAATTCCTATAATTGTTTCAGGTAACACACACAAAATCTCAATCACTGCCATCACCGCCAGTTTCAACATCATTCTCATCATCGAGCtcctattcatcatcatctcttcTCAAGCCATCTCCTGCCGCAGCCTCCGTGAAGGCTCCACCAGTAGAGCCGGCCCCTCCACCTTCTGCTGCTAAAGAGCAGAGTGATGCCCACCTCAAAGCTACCAAGATCTGGTCCCATAGGTCCAAGGGTGCAGCTTATACCTTGCATGATGATGGCACCCTGACTCCAGAGTGGCCGAGACCGAAGTACGGTTAATTATTCCTTCTAATAGTATTGTTTTAAgttgtaaataagtataaataatttattgtgtaattgatgttttatttaacccCGACTTTTTACTTATGGTAGTTTTGTTTGCTGTAAACAAGTCCGAGTTTCAGCTTTCTGAAGTTGTTATAGTGATGTATCAAACTAACTTGAATAGGTTAAAGACAAAGTTCACTCACCCCTTTATCCATCCTCAGCACTGTAAAATGATTCTTCGTGATAGGGAAGTGTTGAGACACTACCGTAGAGTCCCGATACTTGCAATGCATGGACATGGAGTCTGTCTGAGGCCAAAATGGAGTACATTGCTGAGGCGCCAGGTCGTTCCACAGGTCTGCTGCTTCATTCTCCTCCATGAAGCGAAGGTGGCGTTTTGTGTCGTTGTAGACTAAGAAGTATGGGAGTAGGGTTACGATTTTCGTCAGCTGTGGGCATAGCTCTGATAGGGTTACCTGTTGAAAAGAAAATGAGGTTAAACTACCTTCGTTACCTTCATAAAATGCTGACCAATAACTACATACGTaacaaaatgaatataattccTGTGCAAAAAGAAACATTGACTGACGAAACGTgatataaattgaaacaaaatcaaaagcaCTCTATACTAATGGTAACGGTATCTGATGGGAGGTACTTACGTTGAGAAGTAGCCGATAGTTAGTGCGTCGTTCAGTATGAGGACACACAACGAGGCCAGGCGCGGCAGCAGCTAAACGGGCCGCCCGCGACCAGGCAGAGTGATGCGCGCGCAGACGCACCCGTGCTCCACGTCTTCGTCCGCGCCCCGCCGGGCTCCACAGCAGCGGCTCCTCCGTCACCTCGTACCACGTGTCTGACTGCCCGCCCTGACAACAAGCACACATTCTTTAAAACCGTCCCCCCATCATGTATCATTCTGGTCTCTTCGAGTTAGAGCATCAATCGCAGCTGATCCAGCCCTTCCAAAAAAGTATATATTATTGTCATTCATATAaggaagtacctacataaagaaaGTACATAGGAGGAATTAAAGACAACAAAGGGGATCGGGGACATCGGGGGAGTAGATAAGGGAATGTATAGAAGAGTACATAAAggtgtacataaggaagtaaacAGGAGGAATAGCTGTATAAGGAAATATGTATAGGAGGAATACATAACGGAATGGATAGTAGGAGTACAAAAGGAAGTACATAGTACCTGTACATAGGAGGCGTACATAAGTGCGTTGGTGAATAGTAGTATTATGTGAAAATAAGATTAATTAGCATCAAATGTTACCTTCATCTGCAGCGGCAATCCCGTTTTATTGATAAACCAGTGCTGCGCGTGCAGGAACACCTCCCAGCAGTCGTTCCTTTCTACCGTGACGCAGACCTGCACCTGCTTATTGCCTCCTTCCAGCTCACACTCACTGCTTAGAGTCACACTCTTTTCCGTTACATCTAGAAGACCAGATCATGTTAGAAGAACCAGTTACATGAGTGCCAGGAGTTGCTAATGTAAAAAGACCTACCTGGTGACAATGTAAAACTACCAGTCCAAGGTAGACCCATGTATTGCATGTTGATAGAGATCCTGTGTGGCTGTGTGAGTGCGAGCGTGTATGTGTGTGCGCGCTCTCCGGCCTCAATGCGCATGTGCCAACCAGCAGCTGCGCATGATACCTCCGTGGCGTAGGGCAGACGATTGTACATCGCGAGGGGAGGAACCACACGTAATAAGTAGTTGGGGATAGACCGCGTCACCTTATGCGATTGGCatcctaaaaaaacaaaagaaaaatatagttgCCATTTAAACAGTtccattccaatttcaaatgaaGAACCAACCTTCAACAGGCAGTATCCTCATGGCAAATATTCTCTTGTCTTCTCCATCTTTGGCGGGACATATCATATCTCTCGGGGTCCCCACTTCGTTGGCTAATTCCATCCACCAAATGCCTTGCGTTGCTGTTTGGTAACTCCTAGTAATgaacaagaaaaatacaaaatatgaactaaaaatatactaaaaatatgAACTGGCCTTGAGGATATTTCCTCATCTCCAGCAGTTAAAGGTGTATAGCCATTGCAGTTGCAAAAGGTAGATACACTTACTCGAAGTTGGAAGGCAGGAGGAACAACTTGCAATGATAAGCAATATACAGAGGAATATTGTAAGTCTCTTGTGGTGCAATGACGGCTAGCCGCATCTTGTCATCGAAGGGATTTGTTAGTGACCCTATCAGTTCTGCTCCGATCGCTTGCAGGTCTGTCTTCTTGTAGAAGAGCTCGAGGGCGTAGGATGTTTCGTTGCGAATCTAGAAGAAATAGACACATATGCATATGGAAGTTTTTTATGTGTACATGCTTGTCTGGGCTTTGAATTCATAATTtcgattatttttaagaaaatggaATCTTCTGATTATGTTATGCGTTTAATTTCTGATGATATGCGGAATATGTATATTCTGCTTTGAAATAACCACATAatattctgtatattttttttctacgtatataaatgttttgttttgtacctGTAGTGGTGACCTGACAATAATCTTCTTGTTGTTATACTTGGATGTCCTCTCGACTGCGATGTAGTATCGCGTCGAGTTCTTACTAGGGTGGAGCACGTGGAGTTTCGATACGCTGCGTTGAGGGCACAGGATCTAAAGGGAAATGAGATTAGCTATTTATatagttataatttgttgttCTATGTAGTTTTAAGTAGTTATGTTTTTTGATTGTCAATCAGGGACTGCGACACAGTCTTAATTTGTGCATTAAATCAGTTTACGTGGAATcatttaacacaataaaattctaaaggtTGTTGACTACTGTTAATGGTGTTTCATCTGTACAtaagattattattaatatttctacTCACAGTAAGATGGTCGAGATCATGTAGTCGCACGGTGAGTGTGAGGTCTGTGAGACGTGTGCGTAATGCAGggggtggcggcggcggcgccggtGACCACGCGCACGCGGCTGGGCCAGTCACTGCGCCGCCGGGGAAACCGCCCTCGAAGCTGTAATACGACAATGGACTCAGTATAAAACCTTGTCCAATCTTACCTACTCTAGAACGttgcataattataataaataataaagcgtAGTAAAgtgtaatattatgtaataaagcGTTCGATAAAGTGAAGTGAATCGTAATTATAAAAAGACTTCTATAGGACATTTGGAAACGAGTAAGTGTGTGAGCAATATACCCAGTATTGCGATAAAGACGATTCTTACCAATCCCACTCATCGCTGACATCAGACATCAATGGCTTAGGTTTCGTAATGGGTTCATCTAGAAGCTCAGCTGACGATGTGTCACAACCTTCATCAAAAGATTTAAAGAGTATTAGTAACATGAAAAGAGCAAACATAAAGTATAAGAAGAAGAATTTTGAGGACCCTACCTGGTGTGCTCGGCCTACTAGTGTCCACATCATAATCAGCTATTGCTATAATTCTTTCGTTGCCTGCTAAATCAGTCTCCGCTTTAGTCTTCAAATGAACTGTAGATCCAGGACCTACAATTACAATAACAGCATAATCATTTAGTATGAAATCAAGAGTTAGATGATGAGCTACTTTATATTCTGTTTAAACTGACTTACCAATATCATTGACCAGTAACAGACCACTCTCTCCAGTAACAATAGCAGTAACTACCGCAGTTCTGTCAGTACAAGCAGCAGCAAGATCGAGTAACGCCCTAGCCCCAGCAGGAGTCACGGTAATGTTGAGCATATCCCTCGCTTCTACTGCTATGTATGTGCAGGATTTGTCTATGTAGCTCTCTGTTTCAAGACCTGAGTCTACACTATCTTCACGGACTACAGGATccttgaaacaataaaatagatttgTTAATTTACCTGTTTCCTTACATACGAATCAGAGTTTATTTCTTATAGACCTACTAGAAGTTTTTACGAGACGTCAATAGCTTAATTACACACTACACGTACACttggaaaatgtttatttgcatACCTGTAGAGTCACAGTCTTATGTTCCGTTTCTTTCTTGCCCTTGGCTTCGCCGTCCGTGAATGTGACTGCCTTCTCGTTTTCCTCATGGTCGCTACCAACTTCAACTTCACTATGCTCTGGTGCTGAAGAATCTTCATCATTACTCATTTCTTCTGCACTTGAGTCACTGGATAATAACATGTTCAAATTAACTAATATCTCATGGTTAGTATATATAATTTATCATTAACAAACTTTCCTTTGTACATActgaagtatataatataacttaCTCAGTAAATAGATGTCCAATAGCCGTTGCCAGTTTATCCATAAGTCCATTTTCATTCTCCGAATCAGATTCATCAGCATCCAACAAACCCAAGAAGGACATATGTCCAGCACTGAAGTCCACATTATAATGTTTACTCTCTCTACCATTGGGGTTCCTTATGAAAGTCATTTCGTTGTCAGTGTCGCACTCATCTGCTGAAGTTTCAGATTCGAAGCCGTTTCGTTTCTTTGGCCGTTTTGATTGGTCTGATGCGATTGAGGAATCGGCTTCTGTTTCCTGTTGACTTGAAGTGTCGAGGCGGGAGGACATTGGGTAAGCTTTGGCCTGGGAGAATAATGGTATATGTAGTTGAGATAATTGTGTTAAACTGTGTACAAAAATGACTTGAAGTCTTGGGTGAGCTTAAGGCATTGTTCAGTAGTATACAAACCTGAAACAGTGTAGCAGTAATCTCCCACGGTCGGTAAACATTTTCATTCTGAACAACTGGTTCAATGAGGGGCTCCCAAGCATCCACCTTTTCATTGTAACAGGATGCTATGAGGCTCAGGGAGGCAGTGCCATGCAATTGCTGCGACCAATCGTGTAAGGACACTTCTGCTTTCATCTAAAACATAAAAAGGAGCTAGGTTAACAACACAAATACTTTGTCTAACTATTGCATAACTCACGTTTTAATCTAGATTTTATAGAACTGcaaattcaattgtttataTACCTTCATCATCAACACCGGTACCCTGATCGTCTGCTCCATCTCAAACATGATCCTCACACAAGGAACAGTCATTATGAACGTCTCCGTAGGCCTTACAATGGGGTACTTCGGCTGCGAGTACACATCCTCAGggtttaacactacgtaaggaGTCAGCTTCTTCGGAGACCAGAGATCTTCATCCTGTTTCTCGGACTTGGGATTATATGTGGCGAAGTTGAATGGTTCTTTTTCTTCAGGGATAGTTAGTTCTGAAGTTATTTCTTCAATTatatctgtaaatatttattttttaaagtaggtaacgCCTTCAAGAAgctaaaaagaaaactaatgttTAGGAACTCACCCATTACTGTATGAACTGTCGTCGCAGCAATATGCACTTCAATTTCTGAAACTGACATCTTCACCCTGATTCCTTCCTCTAAATTCTTGAAAGCCTTTGAAAACTCCACATCACATGGCTTCAAAACCAACTGTGGTGGTAGATTCTTCAACTTTGATTGTAATTTGGACATGATTTGCAGTCCTGCTAGGGATACTACAAATGATTCGCTGTTGGAGTGACTTGAGTAATCAATGAGGAGTT encodes the following:
- the LOC135117047 gene encoding uncharacterized protein LOC135117047 — translated: MTEEEKLPPPINMREIDFDVSYTNNVPTVVKADSSSYQVESFGDLPLMNYNSKLHSVSSYHVPHYTVTHTKSQSLPSPPVSTSFSSSSSYSSSSLLKPSPAAASVKAPPVEPAPPPSAAKEQSDAHLKATKIWSHRSKGAAYTLHDDGTLTPEWPRPKYG